The proteins below come from a single Mytilus edulis chromosome 5, xbMytEdul2.2, whole genome shotgun sequence genomic window:
- the LOC139523336 gene encoding protein no-on-transient A-like, whose translation MDPYLFLSLFGLTTLVGNGIVQGQMGHMQQMGLSNQRRNFPSRTGRLLGSGNGNGQAVSNPNVMTFSHSMTSNGMGTGVMDSQGPQGTGAGNGMSGHSQDMTGQVHGTTVNDPGMSGQNNGMSGQGQGMSAQNNNGMGGQGNNGMLGPGNNGMGGQGNNGMGGHGQGMSGQGMNNMGNGMGGGGMGFGMMGGGIDPSALMGGTGNNWMQMRMAMNSDMPHMFMGTRNYVQHRACEKTPSIANQLCNPATPNACQAASSMLSASMPMGMMGMMGMGGGRRQQQRQQQRNMLVCSRMNEHGHARCCAKTMAYARYLDTMFK comes from the exons ATGGACCCATATCTTTTCCTTAGCTTGTTCGGACTCACAACTTTGG tTGGCAATGGAATCGTTCAAGGGCAAATGGGACATATGCAACAGATGGGACTCTCCAACCAAAGACGTAATTTTCCATCGCGGACGGGAAGGTTGCTTGGTTCTGGAAATGGTAATGGCCAAGCTGTGAGTAATCCAAACGTAATGACCTTTTCACACTCAATGACTTCTAATGGTATGGGAACAGGAGTAATGGATAGTCAAGGACCTCAGGGAACAGGAGCCGGAAACGGAATGTCAGGACATAGTCAAGACATGACAGGACAAGTCCATGGAACGACGGTAAATGATCCAGGAATGTCAGGACAAAACAACGGAATGTCAGGTCAAGGTCAAGGAATGTCAGCACAAAACAACAACGGAATGGGAGGTCAAGGCAACAACGGAATGTTAGGACCAGGCAACAACGGAATGGGAGGTCAAGGGAACAATGGAATGGGAGGACACGGACAGGGAATGTCAGGACAAGGAATGAATAATATGGGCAATGGCATGGGTGGAGGGGGAATGGGATTTGGAATGATGGGTGGTGGAATCGATCCTTCAGCTTTAATGGGAGGTACAGGGAACAACTGGATGCAAATGCGAATGGCTATGAATAGTGATATGCCACATATGTTTATGGGTACAAGAAACTATGTTCAACATCGGGCATGTGAAAAAACACCAAGTATTGCCAATCAATTGTGTAATCCCGCAACACCAAATGCATGTCAAGCTGCAAGTTCTATGTTGTCTGCAAGCATGCCTATGGGAATGATGGGAATGATGGGTATGGGTGGAGGAAGGCGACAGCAGCAGCGACAACAACAAAGAAACATGCTAGTATGCAGTCGTATGAACGAACATGGACATGCCAGATGTTGTGCTAAAACCATGGCCTATGCAAGATATTTAG Acacaatgtttaaataa